ATAGTGCCAGAAAAGCGGCTTCGGTTGTAATGAGCAGTCCCGTCACCACCGGCCTTGTCCCGATTGCCCGTAATACACCGAATTCGAACAGCCTTTCGTAGAGTGACATAAAAAGCGTATTGACGATGCCGAAAACGATTACCGCGAATACAATAACCACCATAACGGCAACCGAAACATCTGTCAACGCCAGGACATTACTCATCTGGGGAACGAGTGCCGGCCACGCCGCCGCGCTGTTGCCGTCGATCGAATAGGTTTGCTCGAACCGCCTCCCGTGGCGGACCGCATAATCGGAGGAGGTAAAGGTAACGGCGATTTCATGGATATCGTTCCCCAATCCCATCATCTCCTGTGAGTCTTTGAGGGTGATAAAGGCAACCGACTCGTCCATGTCACGGCTGTTTATTTTGAATATCCCCCGGACGCGAAAGAGGTTCTGGGAAAGCTCACCCCCGTTCACTTTTGAAAGGGTAAGAACGATCCTGCTTCCCGTCGTCGCTTCAAGGCGTTCTGCGAGCTTTTTGCCGATTAACACCCCGCCCTTCGACTCTTCCAAATAGTCCCCTAAGACGATGCTTTCATCGATTTTAGAAAGCGCGGGTTCGGATGAGGGATCGATCCCGTATATCATGACGGAACCGATGTTCGACGGCGATGAAATCGTCCCGAACCCTATCGCCCGCCGCGTAATATTGTCGATTGTCGCGTCGGTTGAGAGTCCGGAAACAAGATCTGCCTCTCCGGCAATCGTCTTGTCGCTGTTCTGTGTGTCGGTAAAACCTTCCCGGTGTATCTGCGCTTCTCCCAGGAAGGTTGCGGTCACCGAATCGATGAGGTTTTCTTTCATCCCGATAACCAGGGCGTCGGTAAACATCAGTGAGGCGAGTCCCACACCGATAATGAGACCTGTCAGGAAAGCCCTCTTTCTGTTCCTGAAAATATTACGCAGCGCCATTTTGATAAAAAACATCCTTTTTCTCCTTGTTATCTCATCGATGAATACGTTTCAGATGGTACGCATCGTGATCGCCGGTTCGGTACGCGCGGCCTTTATTGCCGGAAAGACCGATACGATGAAAGCCGTTCCAATAACCGTGATTGCCGGAAGGAAAAACGACTGGATGGTAAGCTCCGATTTCATTGACTCGATATACATCCCCCCCCATTCGAGCGGCCGGCTGAGCGGTATCCCGTGCTGTGAGAGAAGGGCATTGACCACGAATCCGATTACAGCACCCATCAGTATGCTCGCCAATGATAAAAGAAGTGTTTCGCTTATCACCATCCTGACTATTTGCATAGGCCGGGTCCCCAATGCCCGGAGGACGCCGTATTCCTTCTGCCGTTCCAGCACCGCCATGAGTATGGTATTCAGCACGGTAATGGCGACAACCAGTATAATAACCATGAGCATGATATACATGCCGCCTTTATCAGCCTGCATCGCACGGTAGAACTCTTGTGCAAATACCTGCCAGGGGACCACTTCCAGGTCGGGGTCGTTGAGTCTCGCTTTTATTGTTTTCACGGTGTCGTCGACCCTGCCGAGGCTGGAAACGGTAATGACGATTTCGTGCACGCCGCCGCCGAGCACGAAGAGGTCCTGCGCCGCCCCGAGCGTCAGATAGATGGAACTTCTGTCGGCGGCCGGATCTCCCGTATCGATGATTCCGGCTACCTCATACCGGTCGTTGGCGATGGAGCCGTCTGCGGCCTGGGAAACGATCACAACGGAATCAAGCGGTTTTGTTTCGAGTATGCCGGCAAGGGTGGTACCGAGCAGGACGTCCTTCGGGTTTTCACCGAAGTACCTGCCGTCCTTCACTTTCCGGACCATGTTCGTGGTTTCGTTTTCCGTTTTCGGCTCCACACCGATTATTCTCACCCCCGTACTTTTGTCCCCAGATGAAAGGAGGCCGTATGAATAGATTCGCGCGGTATGGGAATCGACATCTTCGATCTCATCGAGTACCTCGTCGATGCGGCCGGTCTCTTCGATTGACGTATAGATATCCGGTTTGTCGAGGTAGCCGTTTCTGTGAATCTGGATGTGCCCGAGTTCGTTTCCGGTAAAATTATCGATGATGGAATTGTATGTCCCGTCGGCCCAGCCGATTGAAATACAGGCGAGGACATATCCGACAAACATACTCAAACCGGTAAAAACGGTACGTTTTTTTTGTCTGAACAGGTTTCGGAACGCGACTTTCATCGATATCATGTTTTCTTCCTTATATAACCATTCATTGAAATATCGGTCAAAATTTTCTTAAATTCCGCAATGTGAAAAACGAATCCGGAACCGCTTGTTCGAAATCGAGTTCAAGATACTCGAGCACCGTGCTGTTTTCTTTTTCACCGGTGGGGATCAGTTCGATGACGGAGGGGATTTCCCGCCCGTTGAACGTTTTAATGTCCCGGTAATACATGGTCCTCATCAGTTCGTCATTCTCCGAATAGAATCGCTGCCATTTCGGGATCAGCGAGCCGGGTATAACCGCCATGACGACATACTCCCAGACGATCGGCCTCCCTTCCCTGGGCGTACATTTGATATAGAGCGTATTTTCGTCCCCGTCGTCGACCTCAGTGTATTCAAAACGATAATCCTTGACAAAGGTGAACTCACTGACAAGGTCGTTGTTGTTGAAATCTGATCCCATCCATGAACTCATCATCATCGAAGGCGGTATTTTTATCACCTTGTTGGTTTTCGGAAGATAATTCCACATTTCGTTTTCGATCCGCAATGTGCCGACACCGCGTTCCTTTTCCGGCTCGAGAATACGGATCAGGGTTTTTTCAGTGCCTTTTGTCCACACCCTCATCCGCAACGACCTCTTCCAGTGGGGGTTGGTGATGTTCATCAGCAAAACGCCGTAACTGGAGTCCGCCCTGTACAGATCGTCGATACGTTTGACGACATCGTCAATCGGGGGCCGCTTTTGCGCGGCGAGGGGGACGGCGCTTACAACTGCGAGTAGTAAACACAATCCGAATAAACATCCCGTACGACGCAATAAATGTCCATGATGGTTCACGATATGTATTCCTTTCACGCTAAAAGAATAAAAAAAAAATCGGGCAAACGTAATGACCTGATCATACAAATTATTGATCTTTTTCCCTCTCGCACTCAAACGACATGCCTTTATAAAGACTTTTTCGACGATTTTTGACAATATAGTGAAAAAAAAACGTGTATTGCCGACAATGGAATGGTAGAGGTATAACGGTATTCATGAAACAGAAAGAAGAGGAAAAGGATCATGCAAAAACGTTACGGTTCGATACTTGATCAGAACAATATATTGTTTTTTTACAAGCATACCTGCGGGGAGGTTCAGCACATGAGGCGGCAGCAATGGGCGATTACCTGTTACTGCCTCGCACTCAATATACTCCTTCTCGGTGTTTTTATGATGCTTGAAAACAGGAATCCCATGTTCTACGAGCCGGCGGTGCTTGTGATCCTGTCGGTTTGTATTACCATCATCGGTATCATATATCTTTTTTTGACACAGAACGAAATCATAAAATTCAATTTGCGATTAAGAAGGATTCATAAAAACCTGCCTGACGACAAATATCTGATTCTCGAGAAACCGTCGATGAAATTTACCACATTCAGTTATCACGTTTTTACCGTCATCGTTCCGTTTATCGTTATCATCATCGTATCGACGGTGATCGTCTCGTATATCATTTTGAAAAACATCTTTATCTGAGGATCGTTGAAAGACCGTTGGAAACCGACCTCCGGTAAAGCGGCATTGTCGGTTCCTTTCGAAACACGGACTGCGTGAGCCGTTAACAGGGAAGCGGAACGGCCGCTTTATAGAGAAGCGCGTTCCCCGAAATCTCATACCGCCGAAGCCGGGCCGGAATCAGGATCGATCTCCCGCGTCTCATCGGTATCTCCCGCTCGTCATCGCTTCCGCGAACAGAGGCGTTCCCTTCCGTGCAGATGATGATTTCAATGCTTCGATCGGCCGGGCTTCTGTAGGGTCTTCCGGGGGTGACCGCACACGATGAAAGCAGAAACTCTTCGGCTGGGGTGGCGTAGCGTTTTTCATGATTGCGATTCTGGCGGGGACGGAGGATGGAAACGGGATGCTCCCTGAAATCGATGATGTTACACAACTCCGGTATATCGATATGTTTGGGGGTAAGCCCCCCGCGGAGGACATTATCGGAGTTGGCCATCAGTTCGATGCCGACGCCGTTCAGATACGAATGTAGCCGGCACGCCGGCAGAAACATCGCTTCGCCCGGTTTAAGGTTGACGAGATTGAGAAGCAATACGGCAAAGATACCGGTATCGGAAGGATATTCCCTGAAAATATCGCATATCCATCTGCACGACGGTGAATTGTCCGCGTTCGCGCGGGCGAATGCATGGACCGCCTCGATTGCCTCCCTCTTTTCATCGTCTCCCATGGTCATGATCGAACGGAAAAAGGCTTTCAGGCCGGACTCCTCCCGTCCGCATTCGATGAGGTCGAGCCGACTCATGAGGGCGGCGCTTCCTGTTTTTCGAATGGTGTCCGTGATGTCATGTATCGGTCTGAACCCGTTCAAAGCCCAGAAGGGGGTGAGTGCGCAGATAATTTCCGGTTTATGATTTTTATCACGATACACGCGATACGGGGCGTCAAGGGGGATTCCCTTTTCGTTTTCTCGCCTGAACCCTTCTTCAGCCTGCACTCGATCCGGATGTGCCTGAATCGAAAGGGGCTTTTCCGAAGCAAGCACCTTGAAGAGAAACGGAAGCTTTTTATCGAATCTCTGTACAACATATTCGCCGAGTATTCCTTCCGGGTCCGATTCGATAACATCGATAAGCGAAACCTCGCCGTTATCCTGCGTCACCTTCGAAGGCCCGCGCGGGTGCGCTCCCATCCACAGTTCGGCTTCGGGGCGGGGTGAAGGGATATTCCTGCCTAAAAGCATTGAAATATAACTGCGGCTTCCCCATGCGTATTCCTGTATCGTGTTGTGAAGCACAAATATATCGGCCATATTTTTTCTTTATCGTGATACTAATGCTTTTTCGTCATTGTTTCCAAAAGACCGGCAGCCCGTGTTGTTTACGCACCGCCGCTTTCAAAATCGATATCGGTCTCCCCGCCATCCATGAAATCTTCGATTCCTTTTGTTTCGCTTTCGATCCTGTTGATGATCAATTCGACCTTTTCGCCGTATTTTTCCTTATTCTGTTTTTTCGCGTCATTGAGATAAACGATCGCGTTTTCGTAATTGTTGTCCGCGTACGCGTTGACACCGAGTGCGTAATAGGTGAGCGCCTTATCGGATCCGAGTTCGAGGGCCTCCAGATAGTATTCTTCCGCCTTGTAATAATCCTTTTGCGTGTAGGCGATGAGTCCAAGGTAGTAATAGGGAAAATAATGTGA
Above is a genomic segment from Spirochaetales bacterium containing:
- a CDS encoding ABC transporter permease; the protein is MFFIKMALRNIFRNRKRAFLTGLIIGVGLASLMFTDALVIGMKENLIDSVTATFLGEAQIHREGFTDTQNSDKTIAGEADLVSGLSTDATIDNITRRAIGFGTISSPSNIGSVMIYGIDPSSEPALSKIDESIVLGDYLEESKGGVLIGKKLAERLEATTGSRIVLTLSKVNGGELSQNLFRVRGIFKINSRDMDESVAFITLKDSQEMMGLGNDIHEIAVTFTSSDYAVRHGRRFEQTYSIDGNSAAAWPALVPQMSNVLALTDVSVAVMVVIVFAVIVFGIVNTLFMSLYERLFEFGVLRAIGTRPVVTGLLITTEAAFLALYSIGIGLILGCALNGYFAVAGIDYTGLELAGATFRERIYTVFQPRQFIIYPLIILLFTVVVSIYPARFMSKMRIVRALQRTL
- a CDS encoding ABC transporter permease gives rise to the protein MISMKVAFRNLFRQKKRTVFTGLSMFVGYVLACISIGWADGTYNSIIDNFTGNELGHIQIHRNGYLDKPDIYTSIEETGRIDEVLDEIEDVDSHTARIYSYGLLSSGDKSTGVRIIGVEPKTENETTNMVRKVKDGRYFGENPKDVLLGTTLAGILETKPLDSVVIVSQAADGSIANDRYEVAGIIDTGDPAADRSSIYLTLGAAQDLFVLGGGVHEIVITVSSLGRVDDTVKTIKARLNDPDLEVVPWQVFAQEFYRAMQADKGGMYIMLMVIILVVAITVLNTILMAVLERQKEYGVLRALGTRPMQIVRMVISETLLLSLASILMGAVIGFVVNALLSQHGIPLSRPLEWGGMYIESMKSELTIQSFFLPAITVIGTAFIVSVFPAIKAARTEPAITMRTI
- a CDS encoding outer membrane lipoprotein-sorting protein, which produces MNHHGHLLRRTGCLFGLCLLLAVVSAVPLAAQKRPPIDDVVKRIDDLYRADSSYGVLLMNITNPHWKRSLRMRVWTKGTEKTLIRILEPEKERGVGTLRIENEMWNYLPKTNKVIKIPPSMMMSSWMGSDFNNNDLVSEFTFVKDYRFEYTEVDDGDENTLYIKCTPREGRPIVWEYVVMAVIPGSLIPKWQRFYSENDELMRTMYYRDIKTFNGREIPSVIELIPTGEKENSTVLEYLELDFEQAVPDSFFTLRNLRKF
- the manA gene encoding mannose-6-phosphate isomerase, class I, producing the protein MADIFVLHNTIQEYAWGSRSYISMLLGRNIPSPRPEAELWMGAHPRGPSKVTQDNGEVSLIDVIESDPEGILGEYVVQRFDKKLPFLFKVLASEKPLSIQAHPDRVQAEEGFRRENEKGIPLDAPYRVYRDKNHKPEIICALTPFWALNGFRPIHDITDTIRKTGSAALMSRLDLIECGREESGLKAFFRSIMTMGDDEKREAIEAVHAFARANADNSPSCRWICDIFREYPSDTGIFAVLLLNLVNLKPGEAMFLPACRLHSYLNGVGIELMANSDNVLRGGLTPKHIDIPELCNIIDFREHPVSILRPRQNRNHEKRYATPAEEFLLSSCAVTPGRPYRSPADRSIEIIICTEGNASVRGSDDEREIPMRRGRSILIPARLRRYEISGNALLYKAAVPLPC